GACTTTCAGGGATTACCGATCGATCGACAGCGTGCAGCTACTGTTTTGAAGCTAGGTCTGGGTACGCGCACTGAACTGAGTATCGGTACCTAGTTGTGAGTTAATTCACCGATAGCTCGTTGCCCCCAACGCTCTCGGGGGTTACCCTAATCCATCCCGGGGTCAACGGCCTTTGGCAGCAGGATCCCCCGAATGCAGCAGCCGATCGCTCACCGTGCCGATGATCTGGTCCACCGGTTTGTGAATGACTAGGTCAGCCTGGGAATCCATCGGTGTGCGCGTGAGATTGATCAGGGCGAGTCTGCGTCCGGGATAGTACTGCAACAGGCCCGCGGCCGGATAGACGGCCAGTGAGGTTCCGCCGACGATCAGCACATCTGCGCGGTTGATCGCATCAATCGAGGCCTCTACGGTCGCCGTATCCAGAGCCTCGCCGTAGAGCACGACATCGGGACGCACGATCGCCCCGCACTGCGGGCAGATCGGCACGACCGGTCGGGCGGGGATCTCGCTCAGGCTGTAGAAGTGGTGGGCCCGCCCCAAGCAGTGGTTCCGCTCGACCGAACCGTGCAACTCGTAGACGGTCTTGGAGCCGGCCTTCTGGTGCAGGCCATCGATGTTCTGGGTGATCACTGCCGCCAGATGTCCGGCGGCTTCGAGTTCGGCCAGTCCCGTGTGGGTGCGGTTGGGCTTGGCGTCGGGATGCACCAGATTGGCGCGGTAGAACTCGAAGAACTCTTCCGGTTCGTCGACCAGGCAGTCGTGGCTCAGCATGTATTCGGGCGAGCGGCCGTTACCCTGTTGGGCGGAGTAGAGGCCCGCCGCCGAGCGAAAATCGGGAATCCCGGAGGCCGTGGAGACGCCTGCACCGCCGAAGAAGACGGCCGAGTGGGCGCTGCTGAGCCAGTCGGTGAGGGTTTTGATGGGGTCCGAAGTGTTCGCAGTCACACTTCGAATTTAGTCCTGCGACTACCGAAAGCGGCGAGTGGGTGATCACGGGCCCTTTTGTCATGGCAATTGGCGCCAACAGCCATGACAGCAGGGGTTTGCGCAGGATAAATTGAAGGCGCACACGTTCACCTTCACCGCCAAAGCTGCCATGGGAACCCTGCCTGCAACGGCGCCCAGTTTTTCGGAGGATCTATGACCAAGCCCGAGATCTTGCAGATCGGCCCCTACCCGGAATGGGATCAGGTACCGCTCGAAGAGTCTTTCGTGGTGCACAAGTACTTCGAGGCCCCCGACAAGGCAGCGCTGCTGGCCGAGGTAGGCCCGAAGATTCGCGCTGTCGTTACTCGCGGGGAACTCGGCGCGAGCACGGAGCTCATTGCCGCGCTGCCCAACTTGGAGATCATTTGCATCTCCGGAGTCGGATTCGACGCCGTTGACCTGGACGCCTGCCGTGCTCGTGGCATCCGCGTCACCAATACTCCTGGTGTGCTGACCGACGACGTGGCCGACCTGGGTGTTGCCCTGGCACTTGCCCAGGCGCGCGGCATCGTCGGTGCAGAGGCCTGGGCCCGCAGCGGCAACTGGGCCGCCAAGGGCTTCTACCCGCTGCAGCGCAAGGTGACCGGAAAGAAGGCGGGCGTTCTGGGTCTTGGACGCATCGGCTTCGAGGTCGCCAAGCGGTTGGCCGGCTTCAACATGGACATCGCCTACAGCGACATCTCGGCGAAGGACTACGCACCCGACTGGGAGTTCATCGCCGATCCGGTGGCCTTGGCCGAGCGTTCCGAGTTCTTCTTCGTGACCTTGGCCGCTTCCGCCGAGACTCGTCACATCGTGAACAAGGACGTCATCGAGGCGGTCGGTCCCGATGGCGTGCTCATCAATGTGTCGCGCGCCTCCAATGTGGACGAGGAAGCGCTGCTGGATGCGCTCGAGTCCGGCAAGCTCGGCTCGGCCGCACTGGACGTCTTCGACAACGAGCCCAACATCAACCCGCGCTTCCTGGTCTTGGATAATGTCCTGCTGCAGCCACACCAGGCGTCCGGGACCGTGGAGACCCGCAAGGCAATGGGGCAGCTGATGCGCGACAACCTGACCGCCTACTTCGCCGGCCAGGACCTCCCCACCCCGGTCATCTGACCGCCGTCCGTCGCGCCGCGCCGCGCGCGCTACGGCACACGCGTTACACCTTCCCGCGCCCGAAATCCGAAGATGCGCCCGATATATCGGGCGCGGATCCAGATTCGGGGCGCGGGAACAGCGTCGGGGCGGTAGAACGGGGGCGGGGTTAGTCGACGCCGAATTCCATGGCGGCCCGGTCGAGGGCGGCTTCTTCGTCCGAGGTGGGGCGTGAGGCCGCCATCGTGCGTGCCGCCAGGCCCGGTTCGAGTTCGCCGATGAGCTGCTGGGTGTCTCCACCGCCGAGCTGACCCTGCTGCAGGTACTGTTCCAGCTTGCCGCGCGAATCGGTGATGTCGAGGTTGCGCATGGTGAGCTGGCCGATGCGGTCCAGGGGACCGAATGCCGAGTCCTCGACGCGTTCCATCGACAGCCGCTCGGGCTGGTAGCTGAAGTTCGGGCCATCGGTCGCCAGGATCGTGTAATCGTCCCCGCGGCGCAGCCGCAGGGTGACCTCACCGGTGACCACCGAGGCCACCCAGCGCTGAAGCGACTCGCGGATCATCAGCGACTGCGGGTCGAACCAGCGGCCCTCGTAGAGCAGCCGGCCGAGGCGCCGGCCTTCGTTGTGGTAGTTGGCCAGCGTGTCCTCGTTGTGGATCGCATTCAGCAGCCGTTCGTAGCAGATGAACAGCAGTGCCATCCCGGGAGCCTCGTAGATCCCGCGGCTCTTGGCCTCGATGATGCGGTTCTCGATCTGGTCGCTCATGCCCAGGCCGTGCCGCCCGCCGATTTCGTTGGCCTTCATGACCAACGCCACCTTGTCGTCGAAATGCTCACCGTTGATGGCGACCGGGTAGCCCTGATCGAAGGTCACGGTGATGACCTCGGGCTCGATCTCGACGGCGGGGTCCCAGAACTTCACGCCCATGATCGGTTCGACCGACTCCATCGAGACGTCCAGGCTCTCGAGAGTCTTGGCCTCGTGGGTGGCGCCCCAGATATTCGCGTCGGTGGAGTACGCCTTCTCCTTGGAGTCGCGGTACGGCAGACCACGTTCGGTGAGCCACTGGCTCATCTCGTCGCGTCCGCCCAGCTCGGCGACGAAATCGGTGTCGAGCCACGGCTTGTAGATGCGCAGCTGGGGATTGGCCATCAGGCCGTAGCGGTAGAACCGCTCGATGTCGTTGCCCTTGTAGGTCGACCCGTCGCCCCAGATCGAGACATCGTCCTGAGCCATCGCCTGCACCAGCATGGTGCCGGTGACCGCTCGGCCGATCGGGGTGGTGTTGAAGTAGTGCTTGCCCGCCGAGACGATGTGGAACGCGCCGCACTGCAGGGCGAGCAGGCCTTGTTCCACCAAGGACGCCCGGCAGTCCACCAGGCGCGAGATCTCGGAGCCGTAGGCCAACGCGCGGCCGGGCACCGAATCGATGTCGGGCTCGTCGTACTGGCCGATGTTGGCGGTGTAGGTGCAGGGGATCGCACCTTTCTCGCGCATCCACGCCACCGCAACGGAGGTATCGAGGCCGCCCGAGAAGGCGATGCCGACGCGTTCGCCGGCGGGAAGTGAAGTCAGGACCTTGGACACAGAGACAAGGATAACTGAAAGTTATGCCGCATGGAAACCGCAGACCACCGTGCGAGAACAGATGACTATTCGTGGCGACGCATAGTTATGCGTCCGGCTGGCGATCCGGGGAGTCCGTCGAGCGGTCGTTCAGATCATCGGCTCAGGCGGTCAGGATCACCTTGCCGATGATGTCGCCGGACGCGAGCAACCGGTGCGCTTCCTCGGCGTCGGGAAGCGGGACGCGAGTCTCGGGCGCCAGGCCGATCTGGCCCGAGGCGACCATCGGCCAGACCCGCTCGGCCACCTGCTGACAGATCGCCGCCTTCTGGGCTGCCGGACGCCCCCGCAGGCTGGTTGCCGTGATCGTGCCGCGCTTGTTGAGCAGCTTGGCGATGTTCAGCTCGGCCTTGGTGCCCTTCTGCATGCCGATGATGACCAGGCGTCCGTCGTCGCGCAGCGCTGAGAGGTTGTCGGCCAGGTACTTGGCGCCGATGATGTCGAGAATGACGTCCACCCCGCGGTCCGAGGTGGCCATCATCAGCTGGGTCAGCCAGTCGTCGGAATAGTCGATGACGATCTCGGCGCCCAGTTTGCGGCAGTGCGCGAGCTTGGCCGCCGACGCCGTGGTCGCCACGTGAGCGCCCAGCGCCCGCGCGTACTGGATGGCGAAGGTCCCGATGCCTCCGGCGCCGCCGTGCACCAAGAACCATTCGCCGCTGTTGAGGTGGACCCGGTCGAGGTTCGACAGCACGGTCGCCGCCACCTCGATGAGTCCGGCAGCGCTGATCAGATCGATCCCGGTGGGCGGGCGGATCGCCTGACCTGCCGGCACCACGACCTGCTCGGCATAGCCACCACCGGAAAGCAATGCAACCGCCTGGTCGCCGATCTGCCAGTCCTCAACGCCTTCGCCGATCTCGTCGATCACGCCGGAGCACTCCAGCCCCAAGATCTCGGACGCGCCGGCCGGCGGCGGATAGAACCCCTGCCGTTGCAGCAGGTCCGCCCGGTTGACACCGACCGCGGTGGTGCGGATGCGCACCTCACCTCGTCCGGGGTGCAGATCGGGCACCTCGGTCCAGCGCATCTTCTCCGGTCCGCCGAAACCATCGAGTGTGATCGCATGCATATCCCCAGCCTGCCATCTGAGCCGGGGCGCGTGGTGGGCTACCATGGTTTTGCCTCGGGCGAGATCGCATAGTGGACGAGTGCAGCCGCCTTGAAAGCGGCCGAGGGAAACCTCCGTGGGTTCGAATCCCACTCTCGCCGCCCTACCCAGCCACGCGGGCGCGCAGCGGAAGGAGACACCCTCCATGACTCAAGCCGCTTCTGGCAGCGAGCACACCAGCCACTATGCCCTGAAACCACGCAATCCAGTGCGGGCCTGGGCCATTGCGGCCTGCCTGTTGATCGCCGGCGTCGTGGCGCTGTGGACGGGATTGGCCGGTGAGGCCGCCAACGTGGCGCTCGTGGTGATCGGCGCCGTGCTGGCGGTGGCCGGACTCGGGCTCGGGATCGCCGCCCTCACCTTCGTGTCCAATCGGACCCTCTATGTGGTGCTGAGCCCCGACGGGTTCGAGGTGAGTGGGCCCGGCTATCACAAGTCCGGTGCCTGGATCGACGTGGACTCGGTTTCGGCCACCCCCGATGGCGCCCGGCTGGTGATCGGCCAGGGACATATCGAGCGCACCTTCATTCAGGCGCCCGGCGGCATCGCGGACGATCAGATGAAGGCGCTCACTGCCGACCTGTCGTCCCGGTTGGCCAATCACGGTCGCTGAATACGAGGTCGCTGAATACGAGACAGGAAACTGGATGCGCTCGGCTTGCGACGGCAGGTTCTGGCCCGAGGCTGCCGCAGCCAAGGCATAGAGGCCGGCTGCAGGTCCCAGCCACGTGGCCCGGCCCCGGGTGATTCGGCCGGTCGGGTGATCACCCGACCGGGGTGGTCAGCGGCTGGTCTCGGCGGGTTCGGATTCCGGCGGAGTGTAGACCGGGACGGTGTCGGGGATGTACCAGTCGCCTTCGGGCTCTTGATGCTGGTAGGCGCAGGCATCGGCGATGTCCTCCGCCTGACCGCTGGTGTTCCCGGTCGCGGTATCGGTCGGTTGCTCGGTGACCGGCGCCTCGGCGCCCGTCGGTTCCGTGGTCGGAGTCTCGGGCTGCGGCGCGTTCTTGGCCTCGGCCTGCTCCTGAGTGGAGGTGATCGCAGCCGCGATCTCCTCCTGCATTCGGTTGAAATCGGGGTAGGCGGAGCTGTACCAGCCGGTGCCGTCGTCCACGAACGAGATGCGGTTCACCACGCCACTGCGCTGGACACGTCCGGCGAGATCAACGATCGCCGACAGATGCTCCTGCGGGATGTCGGTGGAGACCATCTCGCCGGCCGCTTGGGCAATGTCCTCGTAGCGGGTCAGCATCGTCGCTGGATCGGCCTGGTCAATCACGGCCCTCACCAGGCAGGACTGGCGTTGCATGCGTCCGTAGTCGGCACCGGGAGAGTTGCAGCGGCTGCGCGCATACCACATAGCGTCGGTGCCATTGAGAAGTTGGCTCGGGCCCTCGGGTATCCAACCGCTCTCGCCGCAGTTGTAGTCCGCCGTGCTGCCGCCCTTGGCGATCGGGTAGTTCACATTGAGGGTAACGCCACCCATCGCGTCGATGAGGTTTACCAATCCGTCGATATTCACCAGGACGAAATAGTCGACCTTCTGGGCGGTGACGCCTTCGAAGGCCCATTTCAACGCATCCGCGCCGGGGTAGTCGGTATTCTCGAACAACTCGGGGTACATTGCGGGGGCGTCTTGCCAGACCGAGCTGAGGTAGGCATCTGAGCCGTCGTCGAAGCCGTACGGAAAGACCGAGGCGAGCGGCGAGTCTGCGGCGAATATCGGGTACTGCAGGTTGCGCGGCAACTGGATGAGCAGGGTCGCACCGGTCTTGGTGTCGATCGAGGCCATCATCATGGTGTCGGTTCTGACACCGAGATCGGTCTCGCGTCCCGCACCGGAGTCGCCGCCGAGCAGCAGAATGTTGACCCGTTCCTTGTCGGCCCAGGGATCGCTCTTCTCGAGGGTGGGACGGGTCTGTGACTGAGAGGTGTCTTCCGAGCCGAACAGGTCGTTGGACAATCGCGCGGTCTCGAACGAGTACGCCGATGCGACAGCGAGCGGGGCGCTCACGACGAAGGTGAGCAGCCCAACCACCACACCACCGATGGTGCGCTGCCTGGCGGTCATCCGACGCGGGCGCGAGATCAGGTACGTGCCGATGATGATCGCGATCCAGATCGCGGCGACCGCGATCAGGGCGAAGGCGATCGTCCGCATCCAACCGGTTTGCAGGGCGCTTCCGGCCGCGAGCAGGGGATTGCGCAGCACCATGACCCCGAGCACCACGGCTGCGGCAACGATCAAGGTGAGCAGTAGCACACCGAGCCGGTGAGCGCGGGTGCCGAGCATGCCGAGACCGGGGACGATCGTGCTGCCGATGGTACGGATGATGGCCCCGCGGAAGCGCCGGTCCGGCTTGGGCGCCGACGTCGTGGGTGCGGACGAAGTCCGTGGCGGCGGGGCACCGGTGGCACCGTAAGTGCCGCCAGCTCGCTGGGGGGTGTCGCCGGCCAGGTCGTCCGAACCGGGAGTTCGCAAGTCCCCAGCGATGTAGGCGTCGCGTTGAACGCGCTGCGCACCTTGGGCTGAGGGGGCTGTTGCGGGGTCGACACCACGTCGAGCGTGCCCGTAGGCGTCCCCCGGCTGACTCTCCACAGGCTTGGTCTCGGCGGGATCCCGCGCTTCTTCGGAATATCCGCGTCGTGCTGGGGTTGCCCGCCGGCCGTCGTCACTCGGCAGCGGCAAGATCAGACTTCCCTTCTTGCTGAGGGTTCGTGCACATAACCTTATCGAAGGGTAACCCGCCCCAGGAAGATGGACATCCCACCAGAGGCCGAAACCTCAGCCGGACGCGTACCCGTCTGGGCTTGCCGAAGTCGGCTACGACCGGCTCTTTGCGGAAGCGTTCGGTTGTCGCTAGCCTTGGACAGTCGCCTGGATGGAGCGTGTGCGTCCAGAAGGCTTGGAGGTGTCGCCTAGTCCGGTCTATGGCGCCCGCCTGCTAAGCGGGTTTGGGGCTCAACCCCATCGCGGGTTCAAATCCCGCCACCTCCGCCGTGATGTTGCAGGACATCGCAATAGCCCCGAATCTACGGCTCGTAGGTTCGGGGCTACTTGCTTTCGGGGCGGTGGGTTCGGATGGTCGGCTGGTGGCCGGCAGTCGAGGTTGAGTCCGATGATGCTCCCGGAGGATCTGCCCGGGTCGGCCATTGGCCATCGGTGGCGGCAGCATTTGGGTCTAGTGCCGGCCGTGCGCTAAAGTAACTAATCGCGTAAGCGCCCAGCACTCGTAGCTTAATGGATAGAGCATCTGACTACGGATCAGAAGGTTGGGGGTTCGAGTCCCTCCGAGTGCGCCAGTCGAAGTGAGAGCTCTCAGCCGGGGAACCGGCCGGGGGCTCTTCTTTCTGCTTCTTTTCTGCTTTTCGCCTCGGCGCCCCCGGACTGAGACCGCGCAGGCGGCGCTTTGATAACTGTTATCATTCCCATCGGATGTTCAACCCCGCACCACACGTGCCAGACACCAGAACCGAGCAAATGATGCATCTGCACCGTTCCCGCGGACCTGCCGCGGCACTCGCACTCGCCGCATGTTCGCCGGCCGGCAGCGGCTCTTCACCGGCCTCCACCCCGACATCAACAGGATCGTGCCCGACGACTCCGCTGGATGTCGTCGTGAGCGTCGACCAGTGGGGCGACATCGTCCAGGATCTCGGCGGCGACTGCGCAACCGTGCACATCGTCCTGGCAAGT
The Brooklawnia propionicigenes DNA segment above includes these coding regions:
- a CDS encoding NAD-dependent protein deacylase, which translates into the protein MTANTSDPIKTLTDWLSSAHSAVFFGGAGVSTASGIPDFRSAAGLYSAQQGNGRSPEYMLSHDCLVDEPEEFFEFYRANLVHPDAKPNRTHTGLAELEAAGHLAAVITQNIDGLHQKAGSKTVYELHGSVERNHCLGRAHHFYSLSEIPARPVVPICPQCGAIVRPDVVLYGEALDTATVEASIDAINRADVLIVGGTSLAVYPAAGLLQYYPGRRLALINLTRTPMDSQADLVIHKPVDQIIGTVSDRLLHSGDPAAKGR
- a CDS encoding 2-hydroxyacid dehydrogenase, producing the protein MTKPEILQIGPYPEWDQVPLEESFVVHKYFEAPDKAALLAEVGPKIRAVVTRGELGASTELIAALPNLEIICISGVGFDAVDLDACRARGIRVTNTPGVLTDDVADLGVALALAQARGIVGAEAWARSGNWAAKGFYPLQRKVTGKKAGVLGLGRIGFEVAKRLAGFNMDIAYSDISAKDYAPDWEFIADPVALAERSEFFFVTLAASAETRHIVNKDVIEAVGPDGVLINVSRASNVDEEALLDALESGKLGSAALDVFDNEPNINPRFLVLDNVLLQPHQASGTVETRKAMGQLMRDNLTAYFAGQDLPTPVI
- the argG gene encoding argininosuccinate synthase; the protein is MLVSVSKVLTSLPAGERVGIAFSGGLDTSVAVAWMREKGAIPCTYTANIGQYDEPDIDSVPGRALAYGSEISRLVDCRASLVEQGLLALQCGAFHIVSAGKHYFNTTPIGRAVTGTMLVQAMAQDDVSIWGDGSTYKGNDIERFYRYGLMANPQLRIYKPWLDTDFVAELGGRDEMSQWLTERGLPYRDSKEKAYSTDANIWGATHEAKTLESLDVSMESVEPIMGVKFWDPAVEIEPEVITVTFDQGYPVAINGEHFDDKVALVMKANEIGGRHGLGMSDQIENRIIEAKSRGIYEAPGMALLFICYERLLNAIHNEDTLANYHNEGRRLGRLLYEGRWFDPQSLMIRESLQRWVASVVTGEVTLRLRRGDDYTILATDGPNFSYQPERLSMERVEDSAFGPLDRIGQLTMRNLDITDSRGKLEQYLQQGQLGGGDTQQLIGELEPGLAARTMAASRPTSDEEAALDRAAMEFGVD
- a CDS encoding NAD(P)H-quinone oxidoreductase, which translates into the protein MHAITLDGFGGPEKMRWTEVPDLHPGRGEVRIRTTAVGVNRADLLQRQGFYPPPAGASEILGLECSGVIDEIGEGVEDWQIGDQAVALLSGGGYAEQVVVPAGQAIRPPTGIDLISAAGLIEVAATVLSNLDRVHLNSGEWFLVHGGAGGIGTFAIQYARALGAHVATTASAAKLAHCRKLGAEIVIDYSDDWLTQLMMATSDRGVDVILDIIGAKYLADNLSALRDDGRLVIIGMQKGTKAELNIAKLLNKRGTITATSLRGRPAAQKAAICQQVAERVWPMVASGQIGLAPETRVPLPDAEEAHRLLASGDIIGKVILTA
- a CDS encoding LCP family protein, whose product is MESQPGDAYGHARRGVDPATAPSAQGAQRVQRDAYIAGDLRTPGSDDLAGDTPQRAGGTYGATGAPPPRTSSAPTTSAPKPDRRFRGAIIRTIGSTIVPGLGMLGTRAHRLGVLLLTLIVAAAVVLGVMVLRNPLLAAGSALQTGWMRTIAFALIAVAAIWIAIIIGTYLISRPRRMTARQRTIGGVVVGLLTFVVSAPLAVASAYSFETARLSNDLFGSEDTSQSQTRPTLEKSDPWADKERVNILLLGGDSGAGRETDLGVRTDTMMMASIDTKTGATLLIQLPRNLQYPIFAADSPLASVFPYGFDDGSDAYLSSVWQDAPAMYPELFENTDYPGADALKWAFEGVTAQKVDYFVLVNIDGLVNLIDAMGGVTLNVNYPIAKGGSTADYNCGESGWIPEGPSQLLNGTDAMWYARSRCNSPGADYGRMQRQSCLVRAVIDQADPATMLTRYEDIAQAAGEMVSTDIPQEHLSAIVDLAGRVQRSGVVNRISFVDDGTGWYSSAYPDFNRMQEEIAAAITSTQEQAEAKNAPQPETPTTEPTGAEAPVTEQPTDTATGNTSGQAEDIADACAYQHQEPEGDWYIPDTVPVYTPPESEPAETSR